Proteins from a genomic interval of Quercus lobata isolate SW786 chromosome 11, ValleyOak3.0 Primary Assembly, whole genome shotgun sequence:
- the LOC115968908 gene encoding protein BPS1, chloroplastic-like, whose product MYLDFAVQITISILCQLHRVLVFHMQFYPVKVQHFRHQRCLLSLKELQSVFASALSGFRRKLFSKNVDDKYLWAQALTGLQTSINSEIRNLYSTARFTVLKELEAVHTSVKKLYPMIQDGVDFQRD is encoded by the exons ATGTACTTGGATTTTGCTGTGCAGATTACCATCTCTATCCTTTGTCAGCTTCATAGGGTTCTGGTTTTTCATATGCAATTTTATCCTGTCAAAGTTCAGCATTTTAGACATCAAAGATGTTTGTTGTCTCTGAAAGAGTTGCAAAG TGTCTTTGCTTCAGCACTCTCCGGTTTTCGAAGAAAGTTGTTTAGCAAGAATGTTGATGACAAATATTTGTGGGCACAAGCTTTGACCGGTTTGCAAACTAGCATTAATAGCGAAATTAGAAATTTATATTCAACTGCAAGATTTACAGTTTTGAAAGAGCTCGAAGCAGTTCATACAAGTGTAAAGAAATTGTATCCCATGATCCAAGATGGTGTGGACTTTCAGAGGGACTAG